In Microcaecilia unicolor chromosome 1, aMicUni1.1, whole genome shotgun sequence, the following are encoded in one genomic region:
- the LOC115461610 gene encoding uncharacterized protein LOC115461610 — MPFAEGIQEISKGITTFLGSIRSGLLVQDLYSLAELLDGSCAAVPEVVSASPEGISRAEVAQSLQLLSNAAVVFNRLLEGISYKYGAPPKLAEVTSENAGVETQANASDMRALSQDQNDTVEWSSSWTSLINREQKRKDKGELRSALELGPHTMERPPGILFTYLDEMHNRRVLERGVTTGRVPRDLYQDASLAMDSYGWLRQGSLISLVKGYIQHIAIKGVENRLQKQSLSNPELRQTMRKFQTAKQQAFQRWRKDRFQVSQSRLQLAVSLDDKLRQIEGQSGIFLIKPLLSWSERYPQFHSERISAHLKGSPVTHTVPTHPSSTQVPSFKEVPNLWAGSSMEVSGTSFLINTLTKDKHQKEWNSESADVKDKSVELNQKKAPEPMVITPRLLVMDVNRYLIEECLVSAISQSRSSSSYSKLQLSGSAALRNFLPVTRTSGLNLSCSDH, encoded by the exons ATGCCATTTGCTGAAGGGATCCAAGAGATTTCCAAGGGCATTACAACATTCTTAGGATCCATCAGGAGTGGTCTTCTGGTTCAAG ATCTTTATTCACTGGCTGAGCTCCTGGATGGCTCATGTGCTGCAGTACCTGAAGTGGTGTCAGCCTCACCTGAGGGAATCAGTAGGGCAGAAGTAGCTCAGAGTCTTCAACTGCTGAGTAATGCTGCAGTAG TGTTTAACAGATTACTTGAAGGAATAAGCTATAAATATGGAGCACCACCAAAGCTAGCGGAAGTGACGTCAGAAAATGCTGGAGTAGAAACACAAGCAAATGCCAGTGACATGAG AGCTTTGTCCCAGGATCAGAATGACACAGTGGAATGGAGCAGCTCCTGGACCTCACTG ATTAATAGAGAGCAGAAAAGGAAGGATAAGGGTGAGCTAAGGTCTGCTTTGGAGCTTGGTCCTCATACCATGgaaagaccaccagggattcttttCACATATCTTGATGAGATGCACAACCGTCGGGTGCTGGAACGAGGTGTGACCACTGGCAGGGTGCCCAGAGACTTGTACCAG GATGCTAGCCTGGCAATGGACAGCTATGGATGGCTCAGACAAGGCAGCCTGATCTCTCTGGTCAAAGGTTACATCCAGCACATTGCCATCAAGGGGGTGGAAAACAGACTGCAAAAGCAGAGCCTTTCGAATCCAGAACTGAGACAAACAATGCGCAAATTCCAAACAGCGAAGCAGCAG GCAtttcagcgctggaggaaggacaGGTTCCAGGTCTCTCAGAGCAGGCTCCAGCTAGCAGTATCCCTCGATGACAAGCTGAGACAAATAGAGGGCCAGTCGGGGATATTTCTCATAAAACCTCTACTGTCATGGTCTGAAAG ATATCCGCAATTCCATTCTGAAAGAATCAGTGCTCATCTGAAAGGTTCTCCAGTGACCCATACAGTGCCAACCCATCCGTCTTCTACACAGGTCCCCAGCTTTAAG GAAGTCCCAAACCTTTGGGCTGGTAGCAGTATGGAGGTCAGCGGTACTTCTTTCTTGATAAATACTTTGACCAAGGATAAACATCAGAAAGAATGGAACAGTGAATCAGCAGATGTGAAAGACAAATCTGTAGAACTTAATCAGAAAAAGGCGCCAGAACCTATGGTTATAACACCACGGCTTCTCGTAATGGATGTCAACAGATACCTGATTGAAGAATGCCTGGTGAG